One window of the Mycobacterium xenopi genome contains the following:
- a CDS encoding glycoside hydrolase domain-containing protein, which yields MSISRRDVLKLAAATPALAGLGAVLTPAPATASPLGILLDYAAGVIPASEIKAVGAAGAIRYVSDRRPGGAWMLGKPIQLDEARDLYRNGLKIVSCYQYGKQETADWLGGQNAGILHAKRGWQLHQAAGGPIGAPIYASIDDDPSYEQYKQQVAPYLRGWESVLGHQRVGVYANSKTIDWALQDGLGSYFWQHNWGSPKGFTHPAAHLHQVEIDKRTVGGVGVDINHILKPQFGQWD from the coding sequence GTGTCGATTTCCCGGCGTGACGTGCTCAAACTCGCGGCGGCGACGCCCGCGTTAGCGGGCCTGGGCGCGGTGCTGACCCCGGCGCCGGCGACCGCCAGCCCGCTGGGAATTTTGTTGGACTATGCGGCCGGAGTCATCCCAGCCAGCGAGATCAAAGCCGTCGGCGCGGCAGGTGCGATCCGGTATGTGTCCGATCGCAGGCCCGGCGGCGCATGGATGCTCGGCAAGCCCATTCAGCTCGACGAGGCGCGCGACCTGTACCGCAACGGGCTAAAGATCGTTTCCTGTTACCAATACGGCAAGCAAGAGACCGCTGACTGGCTGGGCGGGCAGAACGCCGGGATTTTGCACGCCAAGCGCGGCTGGCAGCTGCACCAAGCCGCCGGTGGCCCGATCGGGGCGCCGATCTATGCCTCGATCGATGACGATCCGTCCTATGAGCAGTACAAACAGCAGGTAGCGCCGTATCTGCGGGGCTGGGAGTCGGTGCTGGGCCATCAGCGGGTCGGCGTCTACGCCAACTCCAAGACAATCGACTGGGCACTACAGGATGGCTTGGGCTCCTACTTTTGGCAGCACAATTGGGGCTCCCCCAAGGGGTTCACCCATCCCGCGGCTCACCTACACCAGGTCGAGATCGACAAGCGCACCGTCGGCGGCGTCGGCGTCGACATCAACCACATCCTTAAGCCGCAGTTCGGCCAGTGGGATTAA